One genomic segment of Arachis duranensis cultivar V14167 chromosome 4, aradu.V14167.gnm2.J7QH, whole genome shotgun sequence includes these proteins:
- the LOC107485629 gene encoding 60S ribosomal protein L7a-2: MAPKRGVKAPVPAAKKKPEKVTNPLFEKRPKQFGIGGALPPKRDLTRFVKWPKTVQIQRKKRILKQRLKVPPALNQFTKTLDKNLATSLFKILLKYRPEDKAEKKERLLKRAQAETEGKTVEAKKPIVVKYGLNHVTYLIEQNKAQLVVIAHDVDPIELVVWLPALCRKMEIPYCIVKGKARLGSIVHKKTASVLCLTSVKNEDKLEFSRVLEAIKANFNDKFDEYRKKWGGGIMGSKSQAKTKAKERLLAKEAAQRMS, translated from the exons ATG gcCCCCAAAAGAGGTGTTAAAGCTCCGGTTCCAGCTGCCAAGAAGAAACCC GAGAAGGTTACGAATCCGCTGTTTGAGAAGCGGCCTAAGCAGTTTGGGATCGGTGGAGCCTTGCCGCCGAAGAGGGACCTGACGCGGTTCGTGAAGTGGCCGAAGACTGTTCAAATCCAAAGGAAGAAGAGAATCCTCAAGCAGAGGTTGAAGGTCCCTCCAGCTTTGAACCAGTTCACCAAAACCCTTGACAAGAACCTTG CAACAAGCCTGTTCAAGATACTACTCAAGTATAGGCCTGAGGATAAAGCAGAGAAGAAGGAGCGGCTTTTGAAAAGGGCTCAGGCTGAAACTGAGGGAAAAACTGTTGAGGCCAAGAAGCCAATTGTTGTGAagtatggcctcaatcatgttaCCTACCTTATTGAGCAG AACAAAGCACAGCTGGTTGTGATTGCTCATGACGTGGACCCgattgaattggttgtttggcTTCCTGCATTGTGCAGGAAGATGGAAATTCCATACTGCATTGTGAAGGGCAAGGCTCGCTTGGGATCA ATTGTCCATAAGAAAACTGCTTCTGTTTTGTGCTTGACAAGCGTTAAGAATGAAGACAAATTGGAGTTCAGCAGAGTCCTTGAGGCTATCAAG GCTAACTTCAATGACAAGTTTGACGAGTACAGGAAGAAGTGGGGTGGCGGTATCATGGGTTCCAAATCCCAAGCCAAAACCAAGGCAAAGGAAAGACTTCTTGCCAAAGAAGCTGCTCAGAGGATGTCTTAG